The Deltaproteobacteria bacterium genome includes a region encoding these proteins:
- a CDS encoding type II toxin-antitoxin system VapC family toxin: protein MAWAVLDTSVYIEHWERRRYEKELAGVRSAFVIRHSAVVLSELRRGARTAAARRLVEDLFRFARFRWEPTAEEWWEAGRLILRLGDARSWGTAKRRDFQNDALIALTARRHGATVVTANRGDFDLLSRETGVRVLPV, encoded by the coding sequence GTGGCGTGGGCCGTTCTCGACACGAGCGTCTACATCGAGCATTGGGAACGGCGGCGATACGAGAAGGAGCTGGCCGGGGTCCGGAGCGCCTTCGTGATTCGACACTCGGCCGTCGTCCTGTCCGAGCTCCGGCGAGGGGCGCGCACGGCGGCGGCGCGCCGGCTCGTCGAGGATCTGTTTCGGTTCGCCCGTTTCCGCTGGGAGCCGACGGCAGAAGAGTGGTGGGAGGCCGGGCGCCTGATCCTGCGCCTCGGCGACGCCCGATCGTGGGGTACCGCCAAGCGGCGCGACTTCCAGAACGACGCCCTCATCGCGCTCACGGCTCGCCGCCACGGCGCCACCGTGGTCACCGCGAATCGGGGCGACTTCGACCTGCTGTCCCGCGAGACCGGCGTTCGGGTGCTTCCGGTCTGA
- a CDS encoding SDR family NAD(P)-dependent oxidoreductase gives MADDFLDRFGPWALVTGASSGIGAEFARELAARGLHVVISARRADRLEQLAGELRHAHRTQVEVVPLDLERPDFIEPLLRACADKDVGLVISNAGFGLKGEHHALDAARLTAMLNVNSHAPMLLAHAFAPRLIARGRGGLLLTGSIEGFIGFPWSAAYAATKAFVMTLGEALWGELRAHGVDVMVLTPGATDTDAPTLQGIDKHQLAGLMPPSEVVRQALARLGGPPVFVPGWLNRVMVRFLTSVPRRLGVLAAGKGMRDAIRRSGRRVEAIEGSPSSRS, from the coding sequence ATGGCGGACGACTTCCTTGACCGCTTCGGCCCCTGGGCGCTGGTCACCGGCGCGTCGTCGGGGATCGGCGCCGAGTTCGCCCGCGAGCTCGCCGCCCGCGGGCTCCACGTCGTGATCTCCGCGCGACGCGCCGACCGGCTGGAGCAGCTCGCCGGTGAGCTCCGGCACGCGCACCGCACGCAGGTCGAGGTGGTGCCGCTCGATCTGGAACGTCCGGACTTCATCGAGCCGCTCCTCCGGGCCTGTGCGGACAAGGACGTGGGGCTGGTGATCAGCAACGCGGGCTTCGGTCTCAAGGGCGAGCACCACGCGCTCGACGCCGCGCGCCTGACCGCCATGCTCAACGTCAACTCCCATGCGCCCATGTTGCTGGCGCACGCGTTCGCGCCGCGGCTGATCGCGCGCGGGCGTGGCGGGCTCCTGTTGACCGGCTCGATCGAGGGCTTCATCGGCTTTCCCTGGTCGGCCGCGTACGCCGCCACCAAGGCGTTCGTGATGACGCTGGGCGAGGCGCTGTGGGGAGAGCTGCGGGCGCACGGCGTCGACGTGATGGTCCTGACGCCGGGCGCGACCGACACCGACGCACCCACGCTGCAAGGGATCGACAAGCACCAGCTCGCCGGGCTGATGCCGCCGTCCGAGGTCGTGCGTCAGGCACTCGCCCGGCTCGGTGGGCCGCCCGTGTTCGTCCCGGGCTGGTTGAATCGGGTGATGGTCCGGTTCCTCACGAGCGTGCCCCGCCGCCTCGGCGTGCTCGCCGCGGGCAAGGGCATGAGGGACGCGATCCGGCGCTCGGGCCGCAGGGTGGAAGCGATCGAAGGCTCGCCGAGCAGCAGGAGCTGA